The following are encoded in a window of Castanea sativa cultivar Marrone di Chiusa Pesio chromosome 9, ASM4071231v1 genomic DNA:
- the LOC142609467 gene encoding receptor-like protein kinase FERONIA — protein MRSTHKFGRMTIPMPIILYLAFTIHVILANNYVPTEKILLNCGGASNGNDPDGRKWTTDIGSKYLSASGKSTTSQAATQEPSVPQVPCMTARVFYTNFTYKIPVVPGRKFVRLYFYPVSYAGLNVLDGIFSVTVGPYTLLYNFSAAQTAEALNFAFFVKEYLINVDGQALDISFIPSDKAPKKYAFVNGIEIVSTPDIYSSIDRTLMIVGQNSVFYIGNNTALENVYRLNVGGNHIPPSHDTGLDRSWKDDTPYLYGAAYGVSYYAENMTIQYPTSLPTYIAPVDVYATARSMGPYTPINLNYNLTWIFSVDSGFSYLVRLHFCEIQTGITKVNQIVFDIFLYNQTAEKGADVIAWASIETGGASQLHGVPVYQDYVVLIPNGSPQQDVWLALHPNNDGKPTFADVILNGVEIFKVNDSNGNLAGLNPIPDVINPTRARPSSCDGKLKNQKAFIIGGVSGGIVFVIFIGYFLIVASRHRHGKDLSARVVPSGWHPELRGNLCRHFSFAEINAATKNFDEALLLGFGGFGKVYKGEIDNGATKVAIKRGNLLSGQGVHEFQTEIEMLSKLRHLHLVSLIGYCEENYEMILVYDYMAHGTLREHLYKTQKPPLSWKQRLEICIGAAHGLHYLHTGAKHTIIHRDVKTTNILLDEKWVAKVSDFGLSKMYTTLDKTHVTTVVKGSFGYLDPEYILLQQLTERSDVYSFGVVLFEILCARPVLDTTLPVEQVSLAEWAIQCHEKGILDQIIDPYLKGKIALESFKKFTGIANKCMADQGIDRPYMDEVLWNLEFSLQLQRSAEESSKGIGGNYIEEEPYVPCKWKKDLDASSTFNGGGGPLSEGDRSL, from the coding sequence ATGAGGAGCACTCATAAATTTGGTCGTATGACTATACCTATGCCCATTATTCTTTACTTGGCCTTTACAATTCATGTAATTTTGGCCAACAATTATGTGCCAACCGAGAAAATCCTCCTAAATTGTGGGGGAGCTTCAAATGGCAATGATCCTGATGGTCGGAAGTGGACCACAGATATTGGGTCCAAGTATCTGTCAGCTAGTGGGAAATCCACCACGTCTCAAGCTGCTACTCAAGAACCTTCGGTCCCTCAAGTCCCTTGCATGACTGCTCGGGTTTTCTACACAAATTTCACCTATAAAATTCCCGTTGTTCCTGGTCGTAAATTTGTCCGTCTTTACTTTTATCCTGTTTCCTATGCAGGCTTAAATGTATTAGATGGCATTTTCTCTGTCACGGTCGGGCCATATACTCTCCTTTACAACTTTAGTGCTGCACAAACCGCAGAAGCACTGAATTTCGCATTTTTTGTTAAGGAGTATTTGATCAATGTTGACGGTCAAGCATTGGATATAAGTTTCATTCCATCCGACAAAGCTCCAAAGAAGTATGCATTTGTGAATGGGATTGAGATTGTGTCCACGCCTGATATTTATAGTTCCATTGATCGAACTCTAATGATTGTGGGTCAAAATTCTGTTTTCTACATTGGTAACAACACTGCACTCGAGAATGTTTATCGGTTGAATGTGGGTGGAAATCATATTCCGCCCTCCCATGATACAGGTCTTGATAGGTCTTGGAAGGATGACACGCCATACCTTTATGGGGCTGCCTACGGGGTTTCGTATTATGCTGAAAACATGACAATCCAATATCCTACAAGCTTGCCTACTTATATTGCACCAGTTGATGTCTATGCCACTGCTAGATCAATGGGGCCGTATACTCCAATCAATCTCAATTACAATTTGACTTGGATTTTCTCGGTTGACTCCGGGTTCTCTTACCTAGTTAGGCTTCATTTCTGCGAAATTCAGACAGGTATAACCAAGGTTAATCAAATAGTGTTTGATATCTTCCTATATAATCAAACTGCTGAGAAAGGAGCGGATGTTATTGCCTGGGCAAGTATCGAAACAGGGGGGGCAAGTCAGCTACATGGGGTTCCAGTGTATCAGGATTATGTGGTTCTTATTCCAAATGGAAGCCCACAACAGGATGTGTGGCTTGCATTGCATCCAAACAATGACGGAAAACCAACCTTTGCTGATGTGATCCTGAATGGAGTAGAAATATTCAAAGTCAATGATTCCAATGGTAATCTCGCTGGGCTGAATCCTATTCCTGATGTAATTAACCCAACTAGGGCTAGACCATCTTCTTGTGATGGTAAACTAAAGAATCAAAAAGCATTTATCATTGGCGGTGTTAGTGGTGGAATTGTCTTCGTCATTTTTATTGGTTACTTTCTTATTGTTGCTTCTCGTCATCGGCATGGAAAAGATTTAAGTGCAAGGGTAGTTCCTTCTGGGTGGCACCCAGAACTTCGAGGAAACCTTTGTCGTCACTTCTCTTTTGCTGAGATCAACGCTGCTACCAAGAACTTCGATGAGGCTCTACTCCTGGGGTTTGGAGGTTTTGGTAAAGTTTATAAGGGAGAAATTGACAATGGAGCAACCAAAGTAGCAATCAAACGTGGAAATCTGCTCTCTGGGCAAGGAGTACATGAGTTTCAAACTGAGATTGAAATGCTTTCAAAACTTCGTCATCTCCACCTTGTTTCCTTGATTGGCTATTGTGAAGAAAACTATGAAATGATTCTTGTTTATGACTACATGGCTCATGGTACACTGCGTGAGCATCTATACAAGACCCAAAAACCTCCATTGTCTTGGAAGCAAAGGCTTGAGATATGTATTGGAGCTGCTCACGGTTTACACTATCTCCACACTGGTGCTAAGCACACTATTATCCACCGAGATGTTAAGACAACTAACATTCTCTTGGATGAGAAGTGGGTTGCCAAGGTTTCTGATTTTGGCTTGTCAAAAATGTATACTACTTTGGATAAGACACATGTAACCACAGTTGTTAAAGGTAGTTTTGGATATTTGGATCCGGAGTACATCCTGCTACAACAACTAACTGAAAGATCTGATGTTTACTCATTTGGGGTTGTTCTTTTTGAGATCTTGTGTGCTCGGCCAGTATTGGACACAACACTTCCAGTGGAGCAAGTGAGTTTGGCAGAGTGGGCTATACAGTGCCATGAGAAAGGTATTCTAGATCAGATAATTGATCCTTATCTAAAGGGAAAGATTGCACTTGAAAGCTTTAAGAAGTTTACTGGGATTGCAAATAAGTGCATGGCTGATCAGGGCATTGACAGGCCATATATGGATGAAGTTTTGTGGAACCTTGAGTTTTCGCTGCAGCTACAAAGGAGTGCAGAGGAAAGCAGCAAAGGTATTGGTGGAAACTACATCGAGGAGGAGCCATATGTACCCTGTAAATGGAAGAAAGATCTTGATGCATCTTCAACTTTTAATGGGGGTGGAGGTCCGTTATCTGAAGGAGACAGGTCTTTGTAG